AATCAGCGCCGCGGACCACGTCGACGAGGTTCACGAGATTCTCAGTGGTCGTGGAGGGGTCCTGCGCGCCCAGCTCGCCCAGTCCGGGGATGGGGTTGCCGTACGGCGACTCCGTCGGGTGCCCGAGCATGGTGATCAGCTTGCGCTCGACCTGCTCGCTCATCACGTGCTCCCAGCGGCACGCCTCCTCGTGGACGTACTCCCACTCGAGCTCGATGACATCGCTCAGGAGCCGCTCGGCGAGGCGGTGCTTGCGCATGACGTGGACGGCCTTGCGGCGGCCGTCGTCGGTGAGCTCGAGGTGCCGGTCGCCCGAGACGACGACGAGCCCGTCGCGCTCCATGCGCCCGACGGTCTGCGAGACGGTGGGGCCGGAGTGACCGAGTCGCTCGGAGATGCGGGCGCGCAGGGGGACGATGTTGTCCTCCTCGAGCTCCAGAATGGTGCGAAGGTACATCTCCGTCGTGTCGATCAGATCGGTCATGAGTCCCTCCACTCCCGGCGCACGGATGTCGCAGTGAAGCCTACTTGGTGCGGATGACCAACGCGCGCAGGCCGCTCCCGCACGCGCCGGGCGGGAGCCACTGGTGCAACCATCGATACACTGCACTTATGCCGGACGTGACGATCCCCTCTGACCTCCTGCCCGCCGACGGACGATTCGGCTGCGGCCCGTCCAAGGTCCGTCCGGAGCAGGTCGCCGCCCTCGCCGGGCCCGGCGCCGCGCTGCTCGGCACCTCCCACCGCCAGGCGCCCGTGAAGAACCTGGTCGCGAGCGTGCGCGAGGGCCTGTCGGAGCTGTTCGCGCTGCCGGAGGGCTACGAGGTCGTGCTCGGCAACGGCGGGTCGACCGCGTTCTGGGACGCCGCCGCCTTCTCGCTGATCGAGCGCCGCAGCCAGAACCTCGTCTTCGGCGAGTTCGGCGGCAAGTTCGCCAAGGCCGCGAAGACCCCGTGGCTGGAGGCGCCGCACGTGATCGAGGCGCCCGGCGGCTCGCGCAGCGAGGTGGAGCCGGTGGAGGGCGTGGATGTCTACGCCTGGCCGCACAACGAGACCTCGACCGGCGTGATGGCACCCGTGAAGCGGGTCGCCGGTGACGCGGGCGCGCTCACGGTGATCGACGCGACGAGCGCCGCCGGCGGCGTCGCGATCGACGCGGCGGAGGCCGACGTCTACTACTTCGCGCCGCAGAAGAACTTCGCCTCGGACGGCGGCCTGTGGTTCGCGCTGTTCTCCCCGGCCGCCATCGAGCGCGTCGAGCGGATCGCGGCGGGCGACCGCTACATCCCCGAGTTCCTCAGCATCAAGAACGCGGTCGACAACTCCCGCCTCAACCAGACCCTGAACACGCCCGCGGTCGCGACCCTCGTCCTGATGGAGGAGCAGATCGCCTGGATGAACGGCAACGGCGGTCTCGCCTGGGCCGACGCCCGCACCCGCGAGTCGTCGGGGCTGCTCTACGACTGGGCCGAGGGAGTCGACTACGCGACGCCGTTCGTCGCGGAGCCGTCGCACCGCTCGCAGGTCGTCGTGACCATCGACTTCGCCGA
The sequence above is a segment of the Leifsonia williamsii genome. Coding sequences within it:
- the serC gene encoding phosphoserine transaminase, translated to MPDVTIPSDLLPADGRFGCGPSKVRPEQVAALAGPGAALLGTSHRQAPVKNLVASVREGLSELFALPEGYEVVLGNGGSTAFWDAAAFSLIERRSQNLVFGEFGGKFAKAAKTPWLEAPHVIEAPGGSRSEVEPVEGVDVYAWPHNETSTGVMAPVKRVAGDAGALTVIDATSAAGGVAIDAAEADVYYFAPQKNFASDGGLWFALFSPAAIERVERIAAGDRYIPEFLSIKNAVDNSRLNQTLNTPAVATLVLMEEQIAWMNGNGGLAWADARTRESSGLLYDWAEGVDYATPFVAEPSHRSQVVVTIDFADGIDAAQVAKTLRANGVVDTEPYRKLGRNQLRVATFTAIEPDDVRALIGCVEYVVERLG
- a CDS encoding metal-dependent transcriptional regulator codes for the protein MTDLIDTTEMYLRTILELEEDNIVPLRARISERLGHSGPTVSQTVGRMERDGLVVVSGDRHLELTDDGRRKAVHVMRKHRLAERLLSDVIELEWEYVHEEACRWEHVMSEQVERKLITMLGHPTESPYGNPIPGLGELGAQDPSTTTENLVNLVDVVRGADSGVTARIRRLGEPAQVDPELLLQLKQAGVFPGSTGTFSPAGSYVAVQIDGFETGLELPNELAAHIFVDA